The genomic DNA TCAGCGCGAGCGCTGGTTCGAATCGGACATGATCATCTGGCTGAGTCTGTTGTCGCTGGCCGGCATGGTGCTGATCGCGATTTCGCAATTCACCGCCAAACGGCCGGTGATGCGCCTGAGCCTGCTGGGCAATCCGCGATACGCCAGCGTCATTCTTATCGTGCTGGTGGTCGGCGCGGTGTTCTATTCGGTCATCTACCTGATACCGCAGTTCCTTGGCTTGATCGCCGGATACAACGCGGAGCAGTCGGGTTGGGTGATGCTGGTATCGGGCGTACCTGCGTTTCTCATGATGCCGCTATTGCCACGTCTACTTGGCAAAGTCGATTTCCGGATCATGGTCATCACCGGCCTGATGTGCTTCGTGGTGAGCTGCATGCTGGATATCCACCTGACGGCACAAAGCGTCGGCGATGATTTCTTCTGGTCGCAGCTGGTTCGCGGCGCCGGCCAGATGCTGGTGTTCATGCCGTTGAATCAGGCGTCGATGGCAGCGGTGAGCCGGGAGGAAGCTGGCGATGCCGCAGGCGTCTACAACATGGCGCGCAATCTTGGTGGCTCGATCGGGCTGGCCGTCATCGGCACCGTGATCGACCGGCGCAATACGTTTCATGTCGCGACCATCCGGGAATCGCTGACGGCCAATTCGGTACTGGGCCAGGATCGTCTTGCCGCCAATGCAGCCGGCTGGTTCGCGCGAACCGGCGACATGGCCTACGCGAAGATGCGCGCGCTCGGCCAACTTGCCCTGCAGATCCAGCAGCAGGCGGCAGTGATTACCTATTCGGAAGTTTTCTACGTACTCGGCATTGCGCTGCTGTGCTGCATCCCACTCGCGTTGCTGTTGAAGACGCCGAGCTATGGCGCGCCGGCACCCGCTGCGGGCCACTAAGGATGTCAGTCATGCATACAACCGCTTCCCACGCGCCACGCGCCTTGTTTCTGGCGCTCCTTGCCTCGCTCACGGTATTGGCGAGTTGCACCGTCGGCCCCGACTATCGCGGCGCGCCGGATGTCACCGGTACGGGGCACGCCAATGCCTTCGTGCGCGCCCCGTCCGCAGGTGTTACGCCGACGCATGTGCCAAGCCAGTGGTGGAATACGCTCAATGATGCGCAATTGACGGCACTGATCGACGCAGCGCTGGCGCATAACCAGAACCTGCAAGCCGCACAGGCGCGTCTGCGCGAATCGCGCGCGCAACTGCAACAGCAACGCGCCGACGCATTGCCGACGGTGTCAGCCGATGCGGCCGCGCTACGCACCCGGAAACCGGATATTTCCGGCTTGCAGACATCGCAGAACAACACGACATCCCGGGGACAAGGCCCGCTGCAGCTATACACCGCCGGCTTCGACGCCTCATGGGAAGCCGACCTGTTCGGCGGCACGCGCCGTGCGATCGAGGCCGCCTCGGCCCAGGCTGACGCGGTCAACGCCGATCTTGCCGACACGCAGGTATCGCTGGCCGCCGAAGTGGCACAGGCATACATCAACCTGCGCGACCAACAGCAACGCCTGGCCTTGGCCAATCAATCGGCCGAGCTCGAACAGCAGACGCTAGTGCTGATTCAGCAGCGACGCGCACGTGGCGTCGCGGGCGATGCGGATGTCGAGCGCCAGACCACCCAGGTGGAAAACACCCGCGCCACGCTTATCCCACTGGATGAACAGATCACCGAGTCGCTGGACCAGCTCGCCGTGCTCACTGGCCAGGCGCCGGGCGCACTTGATCATGAGCTGTCGACATCCGCACCTTTGCCCACCCTGCCCGCCACCGTGCCCATCGACGACCCGGCGAGCATGTTGCAGCAGCGCCCGGATATCCGCGCTGCCGAGCGTCGGCTTGCCGCGAGCAATGCGCAGATCGGCGAGCGCACCGCCGATCTGTTTCCCAAGGTGACCATGCTGGGCTTTATCGGAACCAACGCAGCCAATCCCGGGCACCTGACGCGAAACAGTTCGTTTACCTGGCTTGGCGTGCCTTATCTGCAATGGGACGTGCTTGATTTCGGACGTACGCGTAGCGGTATCCGCGAGGCCGAAGCGAGCCGCGATGAAGCCAGCGCCCGCTATGCGCAGACCGTGCTCGCCGCGTTGCAGGACGCCAACAATGCGCTGTCCCGTTATGGTCACCAGCGCGAAAGCGTGGCTCGTCTGCAGAAGATCGAAACATCCGCTGATCGCTCCGCGACATTGATGCGCCAGCGTTACGGCGCGGGAGCATCCTCGATGATCGATTTGCTGGATACGCAACGCACGCAATTCTCCGCACAGCAGAACCTTGTCGAGGGACAAGCCAACCTGCTCAAAGACTTCGTGTCGCTGCAGAAGAGCCTCGGACTTGGCTGGCTTCCGGCCCACGATCAAGCCCTGAATTAAGCAGATCGCACGTTCTCAGACATCACCACGCGGAAGCGGCGCGAGGAAATCGAATATCGGCTCGAGGACCAACTCCGGCAGGCTTTCGGCGATGCATTCACGCAGCACTCGCCAAGCCTCCGGATCGACCGAGGCGCGAGCAAGCCCCTCGGCTTTTGCCTCGGCGGACGGCCACTGTGTGTAGCTGTACCAAAGATCGTCCGGGCCACGGTGCAAGCGCGAGCCCAACGAACCTCGTTCGGCCAGAAGTAACTGCGTGATCCGCGACCAGGCTTGAACAAAGGCCTCTTCGGACCCTGGATGCAGCCGCCAACGGTAGATCGCGCAGAACGCGTGAGAAACATTACCCATACGTCTCCTATCAGGTCGGTCCAATAGGCCCAGCCTACTCCGCCGCCAGTCGAGTCGCTGGCCGCGCCAGCATATAGAACGCCGCGATATGCGTGATCATCAACAGCGGCACGTAGATGACCGGAATCGCATAAGCGGCGCCCAACTCCCCTGCCACGGCAGGAAGATTCGCCTGGACTGCGTGGTAATAATCCAGCAGCAAGTCGCCCATCCCGACGATATTAAAGGCGACGACGAACAGCCAAAACAGCGGACGCACTCTGACGGTGAGAAGCGCGAGCATGGCGAGCAACCCGGTGGCCAGGTCGGCGTACGCGGCAAATGCCGCAAAACTGCCCGGTAGATCAGGACCGACGACCCCGGGCATCACGAACACGAGCCCGAAGAATCGGAAGCTATGCAAGGTTGCGATAGCGCGCTGCGCCTCGACCCGGTCCATCGATCCGAGTCGAGGCCAGATGTATACGCGATAGCAGAGCAGCCAGGCGACGTAGCCCAGGATGAGATGCGCGGTAAAGATGATTGCGGGTGACATGGGGACCCCCATCGACTTTTAGTGGCCACTCCTCGAATGGAGCGCCGAACGGCTCCGGTACCGGCGAGTACCAGTCAAGTCATGCTACGGTACCCATCAGTACCAATGCAAGAGATCTTTCGTGAAGAAGCAGCCTATCGTCGAGCCCGGTCCGCAACCGGTGCGGGAACGGATCTTGAATGCCGCGATGGAGTCGTTCATGGAGTTCGGCTATACCGAGGCGAGCACTCTGAAGATCGCCACGCGTGCGCAGGTATCGAAGCGGGAGCTGTATGCCCTGTTCGGCAACAAGCAGGCGATGCTCGCCGCGTGCATCGCCGATCGTGCGGGACGCATGCGTCTGCCGAGCCAGCTGCCCGCGCCATCCCATCGTGAAGAGCTTGCAGCCATGCTTTCCAGGCTCGGTGCGACTGTACTGCACGAAGTAAGCCACCCTGGCGTCATGGCGGTCTTTCGACTGGCCATTACGGAAGCGCAACGTGCACCGGAGGTAGCCGCGACACTGGAGACCGCTCGCGAATCGATACGCACGACCGCGCGGATCATCCTGGTGCAGGCGCAGTCTGCCGGCATGATCGGTGCGGGCGACCCGAGCGAGATGGGCAACCGCTACCTCGCACTGCTCTGGGGCGACCTGATGATGAGTCTGTTGCTCCGTCTATGCGATGCACCGGATGCAGCGGACATTGATCGGCGAGTCAGAAGCGCCACCGAGGACTTTCTTCGTCTCTATCCCGAGCCAAAGAGCCAGGTTCGTCGCGCCACCTCAAAAAGCACCCCTCGGCGCTAACGGCCGCACAGGCACTTGTATTGCAGGATGGGCCAAGCGCAGCCTAGTTGTTCATCCAGCAGGCTCAACGGGAGATCGATGATGGATGCTCAAGACATTCGGGCTGCCATTGATCGGCACTGGGCCGCATCCGCGGCCGGCGATCAAGTGACCGAGCACGACATCTATCACGACGATGCCGTGTGCGAGTACCCGCAGTCGGGCGAGATCATTCGCGGCCGGCACAACCTGCAAGCGCTTCGCAGCCATCACCCCGGCAAACCATCGGGGTTTGTCGTTCGACGCATCGTCGGCGAGGGCAATCTCTGGGTTAGCGAATACGAGATCACCTATCAAGGCAAGCGCGCCTACACCGTGAGCATCATGGAATTTCGCGACGGAAAGGTGTCGCACGAAACTCAGTACTTTGCCGATCCCTTCGACGCTCCAGCCTGGCGCGCTCAATGGGTCGGCCAGGCGACGTGATAACAGGTGCCGCGATCTTACCGTTGATGGAAATCGATACGACGTTTCGAATCAGCGTCCTCGAACACCGCCTGCTCCATACGCCATTGCCCCATCGCTTTGACGGCCTCGATGTAGGCAGTCCCTTTGCCTTTAGGGCCTTTTGCGCTGAAGGAGAGATTCGCTTTGCCGTCGGTACCTGAGAACTGGATGTTGCCTAGAGTTTTCCCAACTGCTCGATCGCCCAAATTACATTACGTGTCCGAAGTATTCTTTCAGTTTCGTTTCGTTGATGCCCATTTCGCCGGTCCACCAGCATGCGGGATAAGCCACATCCACAAAGCGACGGGACGGCAGAATACGGCGAGCCGCCGGAATGAATGCGTCTGTGAAACCCGGATGAGAAGAAAAAGCCAGCACATCACAGAAGCCAAGGATTGAGATCACAACATCTCGCTCAGCCTTGTTCGACTTCAGGGTCTTAGGTAATCGTGAGTGCAAGTTGGCGGCCGTGATATCTGGGCCCGCGCTTCGTATCGCCTCGGCGATAGTTTGAAATATATTGACGTCATTCCTCGTAGGAAGCGATGCAGGACTCTTGAGAAACAGGTTGAGGTCCATGGCTGCATATGCGAGCTGCAGATGGCGCACGCCACCCCATTTTGTACGCTCGAAGTTAAGCACGTTGAAGTTTTGCTCTGTCGCTCTGAGATAAAACCCACATAGCTCGCAAGCTTTAGCCCCCTGTGGTTCATGAGGAACCAGGTGTCGAAATACCGTATAGCTGCCTAATGCCGAACGCCAATCCAGCCTCCTTGTAGATAGGCTCGACAAGAAGGCATTGACGACCGTACGTTGGTCTAGTCTGCCCACGAGCTCATGGACTGTAGCGACTGCCTGCGCGTGGTCCATGTACACCGGATCGAACATGACGCCCTTTTCCTTAGCATAGTCGAAGTCTTCGGCCGATAGCGCGCGATCGGACTCATGCTTCCAGCCTCCCGGGGACCAGAACGCGTCATGCAATATCTTCAATGCGCGTTTGTCTACCATCTCCCATGGCCTCCATTCCCCAGCAGATGCAGTCAAGTCGATCTGACTTGGGTACAGACAACGCTGGCCGTACCTATTTCGTTGGCTCCTTCTATACCAGTAGGAACTATCCAATGCGCTCTATCAGTAGTATCAAAGAAGACTTCGACCCGGGGGGCCTTCATATTGCCCGCATCGCTCTGCATTGAAGCGTAGAACATCCAACGCGATCCAAGCCACTTCTCGTTTGGCCCCTTTGGTCCATAGCTAATATCGCTATAGTCCGGCGCCCCAAGCAATCTACTGACCTCTTCCTTGGTCATGCATCGATGCACATTCTTGACTCCCTCAATGATCCGCGCCACGCGCTCTGCCGAGACCTTGTAGGGATGATCTTTGATATCGTTAAAAAACGAATTCGCGTTGGGATAGGGGTCACGAGGAATGGCACTCAGGTCTTGGGGCCCGTCACCACAACCGGCCACTAGAACCGCGACGAGACCGAGTAAGATTGCGCGTTGCATAAAAAGCACTCCATAACTCGTCACAAGCCCCCGTCGAAGGCGCCCGCCCCGGACTGCACGCTCAGTCCCACCAACACGCTATGGGCTGAACACCTGCGGGGACGTCATACGGCTCGTACACCTGATCGAGGAAGCCACGCCATGTTTCATCCGGCCGCATCGATTCGGGAAACCAGTTCATGACCTCCTCCGCGGGAGCGGTCGTCATCACATAGACCGTATCCGTGAACGGCCATTCGGGTGCGTCGAATGCCGTTATCTGAACGCGTATGTCGGCCATGTCAGTGCGTGAGGCAATGCGACGAAATACTTCGTAGAAGTCCTGAGGCGTTGGGGTCGGAAAGATATTGCATCCGATACTTCCGACCTCATCGTTACCCTCGAAGAACTCCTCGATGCTTAGCAGTGGCGTCGGTGTATCCGGGTCATCTGGATGACCCAAGCGGCCAACCCGTTCCGTTATGCGTTCCAGTGGATTCACATCAGCCCCTTTACGACCATGTCGAGTACCGTCCTGGGGGACTTTAAAGCATCCACCACTCACCCGTGCATAGTCGCCCGGACGCTGCCGTTCCTGGTAGCGTTACCAGGCATAGGGTTGACGAGAGGGCACTTGTGACCGCCATGGCTGGCACAGGCTTTAGGCGTCTCGCCATTCTGTAACCCGATTCGACGAGAATCATTCCAAGTACTTGCGAAACCTGCTGCTACACGGACGCAAGCGAGAACCCCGCCAACTGGAGCCTCTTGTGAAAATAGCTGACGTCAAAGCCAATGCGTTTGCGATGCCGCTTACGAGCCCGGCCTTCCCACCGGGGCCATATCGCTTCGTCAATCGCGAATTCCTTGTCGTTACCTATCGCACCGATCTGGACGCGCTGCGCGCCGTGGTACCGGAGCCGTTGGAGATCGAAGACGCGCTGGTGAAGTACGAGTTCATCCGCATGCCCGATTCGACCGGTTTTGGTGATTACACCGAATCGGGCCAGGTGATTCCGGTCAGTTTCCGCGGCCAACACGGTTCATATGTGCACTCAATGTATTTGAATGACCACCCGCCGATTGCGGGTGGCCGCGAGTTGTGGGGCTTTCCCAAGAAGCTCGCGAGTCCCGTGCTGGCCACCGAGATCGATACCCTGGTCGGCACGCTCGATTACGGGAAGGTTCGCGTGGCCAAGGCCACGATGGGGTTCAAGCATCGGGAAGCGAATCGGGATGCCGTGCTGGCGGGGCTGGCCGCGCCGAATTTTCTCTTGAAGATCATCCCGCATGTGGATGGAACGCCGCGTATCTGCGAGCTGGTGCGTTACTTCACCTCAAACGTGACGCTCAAGGGAGCATGGAGCGGTCCGGGATCGTTGGAACTGCATCCTCATGCGTTGGCGCCCGTGGCCGATCTGCCGGTGCTGAAGATTGAATCGACGATGCATTTCATT from Dyella sp. GSA-30 includes the following:
- a CDS encoding cytochrome c oxidase assembly factor Coa1 family protein, whose product is MGDRAVGKTLGNIQFSGTDGKANLSFSAKGPKGKGTAYIEAVKAMGQWRMEQAVFEDADSKRRIDFHQR
- a CDS encoding MDR family MFS transporter; the protein is MAETGAMPASHPERASAADWIAVAAGSLGALMATLDISITNSALPQIQGEIGATGTEGTWISTGYLMSEIVIIPLAAWLTRVFGLRKFLLGGAALFILFSMMCGMSHTLTAMIIGRIGQGLTGGAMIPTGQTIIRSRLPMSQLPIGMTIFGLIVLLGPLLGPVLGGWLTENISWSWCFFINLPVCIGLIALLLLGLPPDHPQWDALKQADWLGIVGLSAGLSSLTVVLEEGQRERWFESDMIIWLSLLSLAGMVLIAISQFTAKRPVMRLSLLGNPRYASVILIVLVVGAVFYSVIYLIPQFLGLIAGYNAEQSGWVMLVSGVPAFLMMPLLPRLLGKVDFRIMVITGLMCFVVSCMLDIHLTAQSVGDDFFWSQLVRGAGQMLVFMPLNQASMAAVSREEAGDAAGVYNMARNLGGSIGLAVIGTVIDRRNTFHVATIRESLTANSVLGQDRLAANAAGWFARTGDMAYAKMRALGQLALQIQQQAAVITYSEVFYVLGIALLCCIPLALLLKTPSYGAPAPAAGH
- a CDS encoding antibiotic biosynthesis monooxygenase family protein, with protein sequence MGNVSHAFCAIYRWRLHPGSEEAFVQAWSRITQLLLAERGSLGSRLHRGPDDLWYSYTQWPSAEAKAEGLARASVDPEAWRVLRECIAESLPELVLEPIFDFLAPLPRGDV
- a CDS encoding acetoacetate decarboxylase, which codes for MKIADVKANAFAMPLTSPAFPPGPYRFVNREFLVVTYRTDLDALRAVVPEPLEIEDALVKYEFIRMPDSTGFGDYTESGQVIPVSFRGQHGSYVHSMYLNDHPPIAGGRELWGFPKKLASPVLATEIDTLVGTLDYGKVRVAKATMGFKHREANRDAVLAGLAAPNFLLKIIPHVDGTPRICELVRYFTSNVTLKGAWSGPGSLELHPHALAPVADLPVLKIESTMHFIADLTLELGTVVYDYLAEGDSE
- a CDS encoding nuclear transport factor 2 family protein produces the protein MDAQDIRAAIDRHWAASAAGDQVTEHDIYHDDAVCEYPQSGEIIRGRHNLQALRSHHPGKPSGFVVRRIVGEGNLWVSEYEITYQGKRAYTVSIMEFRDGKVSHETQYFADPFDAPAWRAQWVGQAT
- a CDS encoding TetR/AcrR family transcriptional regulator, encoding MKKQPIVEPGPQPVRERILNAAMESFMEFGYTEASTLKIATRAQVSKRELYALFGNKQAMLAACIADRAGRMRLPSQLPAPSHREELAAMLSRLGATVLHEVSHPGVMAVFRLAITEAQRAPEVAATLETARESIRTTARIILVQAQSAGMIGAGDPSEMGNRYLALLWGDLMMSLLLRLCDAPDAADIDRRVRSATEDFLRLYPEPKSQVRRATSKSTPRR
- a CDS encoding efflux transporter outer membrane subunit → MHTTASHAPRALFLALLASLTVLASCTVGPDYRGAPDVTGTGHANAFVRAPSAGVTPTHVPSQWWNTLNDAQLTALIDAALAHNQNLQAAQARLRESRAQLQQQRADALPTVSADAAALRTRKPDISGLQTSQNNTTSRGQGPLQLYTAGFDASWEADLFGGTRRAIEAASAQADAVNADLADTQVSLAAEVAQAYINLRDQQQRLALANQSAELEQQTLVLIQQRRARGVAGDADVERQTTQVENTRATLIPLDEQITESLDQLAVLTGQAPGALDHELSTSAPLPTLPATVPIDDPASMLQQRPDIRAAERRLAASNAQIGERTADLFPKVTMLGFIGTNAANPGHLTRNSSFTWLGVPYLQWDVLDFGRTRSGIREAEASRDEASARYAQTVLAALQDANNALSRYGHQRESVARLQKIETSADRSATLMRQRYGAGASSMIDLLDTQRTQFSAQQNLVEGQANLLKDFVSLQKSLGLGWLPAHDQALN